The proteins below come from a single Desulfurococcaceae archaeon genomic window:
- a CDS encoding FkbM family methyltransferase, with translation MKKDGITDLPTCKGYDLKLRFYGYLLGVLSRMGVELYRVTVEFAGKDLAFLVPTLYAERALYNLEHVLCDYYQVPGVVPRPGNRVLDVGGFLGFYTVASAALVDPGGVVYSVEPVEKIFSLLYENIRLNRLSHVYAYPIAVCPESGFKKLYVGDYPAVSSLLREHVEHYASVESVIEVKCIKMSNLLGYIGVLDVLKLDIEGLEVDVLKEALGELRRTRAIVVEVHTNVVDSGEVVRLLNEAGFNKTVVYVPADAPNQVIAYATR, from the coding sequence GTGAAGAAGGATGGCATTACTGACCTACCCACCTGCAAGGGCTACGACCTTAAGTTAAGGTTTTACGGGTACTTGTTAGGAGTGCTTAGTAGGATGGGTGTCGAGCTCTACAGGGTCACGGTAGAATTTGCTGGAAAGGATCTCGCGTTCCTGGTACCTACGCTTTATGCTGAAAGAGCGCTTTACAATCTAGAACACGTCCTCTGTGACTACTACCAGGTACCAGGTGTGGTGCCCAGGCCTGGTAATAGAGTACTCGACGTAGGCGGGTTCCTGGGCTTTTACACGGTGGCCTCAGCGGCTTTAGTCGATCCTGGCGGAGTGGTTTACTCTGTTGAACCAGTCGAGAAGATCTTTTCTTTACTATACGAAAACATACGTTTAAACAGGCTAAGCCACGTTTATGCATATCCCATCGCGGTGTGCCCTGAAAGCGGGTTCAAAAAGCTCTATGTGGGGGACTACCCAGCTGTCTCCTCCCTACTAAGAGAACACGTAGAGCACTATGCCAGCGTGGAGAGCGTTATCGAAGTGAAGTGCATTAAGATGAGTAACTTACTTGGCTATATTGGCGTTCTTGACGTTTTAAAACTCGATATTGAGGGGTTAGAAGTAGACGTGCTGAAGGAGGCCCTGGGTGAATTGCGAAGAACGCGCGCGATCGTGGTGGAGGTGCATACAAACGTAGTTGACTCTGGTGAAGTTGTACGCCTCCTTAACGAGGCAGGTTTTAACAAAACGGTAGTATATGTGCCTGCCGACGCGCCGAACCAGGTCATAGCGTACGCGACGAGGTGA
- a CDS encoding radical SAM protein: protein MVKPEYVVWIFTATCNLDCLHCYTYRFRKQRELLLDEKMELARDIGETGVKYVNLTGGEPLIHPHLPRLLEILHEYDVEKSVVTNATAIRESVLDVLYRTETYVFVTIEGPREVHDKVRGKGSYNLATRGVELVRKKLNSLSIVSTVNKINYERVSDVVDYAASIDAEELALLPVMPSGRALESGIYVSAEEYFKAIGNVWERAREYGLEISAWCTPWVPLLKKDIHFWFCREMKGMDVDPSGDVLLCDILDFKITSVKEKGVARAFEEFRNHELVKKVANPLQLPKACKACPISWGCRGGCYARSYMLSNDLNSGDPLCPRIAGLV, encoded by the coding sequence GTGGTTAAGCCGGAGTACGTCGTGTGGATCTTCACGGCTACCTGCAACCTCGACTGCTTACACTGCTATACGTATAGATTCAGAAAACAACGGGAACTACTATTAGACGAAAAAATGGAGCTAGCTAGAGATATTGGTGAGACGGGAGTAAAGTACGTTAACTTAACTGGAGGCGAGCCGCTAATACACCCACACTTACCGCGCTTGCTTGAAATACTACACGAGTACGATGTAGAGAAGAGTGTAGTAACGAATGCTACGGCCATACGTGAAAGTGTTTTAGATGTACTTTACCGTACGGAGACCTACGTCTTCGTAACAATTGAAGGTCCAAGAGAAGTACACGATAAAGTTAGAGGTAAGGGCTCCTATAACCTGGCTACTCGTGGAGTAGAACTGGTAAGGAAAAAGCTGAACTCCCTCTCCATCGTTTCAACGGTCAATAAAATCAACTACGAGAGGGTGAGCGACGTAGTCGACTACGCTGCAAGCATCGATGCCGAAGAATTGGCATTGCTACCCGTAATGCCCAGTGGCAGGGCACTCGAGTCAGGGATTTATGTTAGTGCCGAAGAGTACTTCAAAGCGATTGGTAATGTCTGGGAGCGAGCCCGGGAATATGGGCTTGAAATATCGGCTTGGTGTACTCCTTGGGTCCCACTACTTAAAAAGGACATACATTTCTGGTTCTGCAGGGAAATGAAGGGTATGGACGTAGATCCTTCTGGGGATGTGCTACTTTGCGATATACTGGACTTCAAGATAACGAGTGTAAAAGAGAAGGGTGTTGCAAGAGCTTTCGAGGAATTCAGAAACCATGAACTAGTCAAAAAAGTTGCAAATCCGCTTCAGTTACCGAAAGCGTGTAAGGCCTGCCCAATATCATGGGGTTGTCGTGGAGGGTGCTACGCGAGATCCTACATGTTGAGCAACGACTTAAATAGCGGAGACCCCCTCTGCCCTAGAATAGCCGGTTTAGTGTAG
- a CDS encoding molybdopterin-binding protein: MNVEEAVGKRLAHDYTCIEPGFKGAVKRRGEIVGRNDVELLKRCGHYYVYVENGEAVSEGEVHEVEAVLWLGKAISGENVEVKAVEEGKALLYAMVNGLLLVDSERLKKVNSTGVFIVVTRRTGDYVKEGDLVGVVDLVPLTVERSLVEKLVRDIEGEYPVIRVMKSKKPRVAVLVTGTEIVEGLRKDLAAPIVAEKLKRYGCELGVVEYARDDIEEIARKMELLLRDHEGVVVTGGMSVDPSDHTPRAIRRVADEVVIYGVPIKPTTMSMIAYRGSKPIIGVSSGLIHYPDQNILDVVLPWISAGVKVRRDYLLSLGEGGLMESFLKRKH, encoded by the coding sequence GTGAATGTCGAAGAGGCCGTCGGTAAAAGGCTTGCTCACGACTACACGTGCATCGAACCCGGATTTAAAGGAGCCGTGAAAAGGCGAGGCGAAATAGTGGGAAGAAACGATGTCGAGTTATTGAAAAGGTGCGGTCACTATTACGTTTACGTAGAAAATGGCGAGGCTGTTAGCGAGGGAGAAGTACACGAAGTCGAGGCAGTTTTATGGCTTGGCAAGGCCATTTCCGGCGAAAACGTAGAAGTTAAAGCAGTAGAAGAGGGCAAGGCACTTCTCTACGCAATGGTGAACGGGCTACTCCTGGTCGACTCAGAAAGGCTCAAGAAGGTAAACTCAACGGGCGTTTTCATAGTGGTTACTAGGAGAACCGGCGACTACGTCAAAGAGGGCGACCTAGTCGGCGTAGTAGACCTTGTACCGCTAACCGTGGAAAGATCACTCGTTGAAAAGCTAGTAAGAGATATTGAAGGCGAATACCCGGTTATTCGCGTTATGAAATCCAAGAAACCGAGAGTCGCTGTACTAGTCACTGGAACGGAGATCGTCGAAGGCTTGAGAAAAGACCTGGCAGCACCAATAGTAGCGGAGAAATTGAAGCGGTATGGCTGCGAGCTTGGCGTGGTCGAGTATGCCCGGGATGACATCGAGGAGATAGCTAGGAAGATGGAGTTGCTTTTACGAGATCACGAGGGAGTAGTGGTGACGGGAGGAATGAGCGTTGATCCCTCAGATCACACGCCAAGGGCTATAAGGCGGGTAGCCGACGAGGTGGTGATCTACGGTGTACCGATAAAGCCCACTACGATGAGCATGATAGCTTATCGGGGCAGTAAACCGATCATAGGGGTTTCTTCGGGGTTAATACACTATCCCGATCAGAACATACTAGACGTGGTCTTGCCTTGGATTTCAGCCGGTGTGAAGGTGCGCAGGGACTACTTGTTGTCGCTTGGCGAAGGGGGTTTAATGGAGAGCTTCCTTAAACGCAAACACTGA
- a CDS encoding RpiB/LacA/LacB family sugar-phosphate isomerase, with protein MRRVAIGSDDLYACAREALEYLKKKGLEVLVRGSLKTGKPEPWPDVAHEVALAVSRGEADFGVLVCYTGTGVSIVANKVPGIRAALCNDPETARGARLWNDANVLAMSGRLVTDILAREIIDAWLSVKEPDPSEAINIARLKKIDEEYRKG; from the coding sequence ATGCGCAGAGTCGCTATTGGCTCAGACGACCTCTACGCTTGTGCCCGCGAAGCTCTAGAGTACTTGAAGAAGAAAGGCTTAGAAGTGCTGGTAAGAGGGTCTTTGAAGACGGGTAAGCCAGAACCGTGGCCTGATGTAGCCCACGAAGTAGCGCTTGCCGTTTCCCGTGGTGAGGCTGATTTTGGCGTGTTGGTCTGCTATACTGGTACGGGGGTCTCGATCGTAGCTAATAAGGTTCCTGGAATAAGGGCAGCTCTATGTAACGACCCCGAAACGGCGAGGGGTGCTAGGCTTTGGAACGACGCTAACGTACTCGCGATGAGTGGAAGGCTAGTGACCGATATACTAGCACGGGAAATAATCGACGCGTGGCTTTCCGTCAAAGAACCCGATCCATCCGAGGCCATTAACATCGCAAGATTAAAGAAAATAGACGAGGAGTACAGGAAGGGGTAG
- a CDS encoding ABC transporter substrate-binding protein, giving the protein MLKAITTKSLALILIIVVLVVAVAASVYFMTGPAPAGTTVKEITIGIIEPLTGKYAIFGQEAVWAAELVVDVVNNELGGIKSLGGAKLRLVVEDAGTSPEEARLAAERLITAHKPNIVLGAYISRLTAAVAEVTEANKVVLVMDALVDSLTERGWLYVFRIAPKASIHGRSAVKFLLDMANQQGVELKKIVIIHEDSIFGTYVSQGAHLEAISNGIEIAAHISYPYDIADFSPILDTIKRINPDAVVSVPYFSDGVLFAKQYAESGIKIKFIAGAGGCGYTDPDSIKAAGEAVLYYTNTYSFNPYKQTEWNRKIVSKFTEKYGKLPTEAAGIIFYSLFAVYEALEASGKMFPQDPLNPDNLRQAFLSLDLNETNSIAAQLYPSGRIKFAPNGENLYPLAAILQVQRVNGTLTPVLVWPEPQPGVKPVFPRP; this is encoded by the coding sequence GTGTTGAAGGCAATAACCACAAAGTCCTTAGCCCTAATCCTCATCATAGTAGTGCTCGTCGTCGCGGTCGCTGCAAGCGTGTACTTTATGACCGGACCAGCCCCTGCAGGTACTACGGTTAAAGAAATCACGATTGGGATAATCGAGCCGTTAACGGGCAAGTACGCGATATTCGGGCAGGAAGCTGTATGGGCTGCAGAGCTAGTTGTAGACGTAGTAAACAACGAACTAGGTGGAATAAAATCCCTTGGCGGTGCTAAGCTAAGACTGGTGGTTGAAGACGCGGGCACTAGCCCCGAAGAAGCTAGATTAGCCGCCGAAAGGCTAATAACGGCGCACAAGCCAAATATAGTTCTTGGAGCGTACATTAGTAGGCTAACGGCAGCCGTCGCGGAGGTAACAGAAGCGAATAAAGTTGTACTGGTAATGGACGCGCTAGTCGACTCCTTGACTGAAAGAGGCTGGTTATATGTCTTCAGGATTGCGCCGAAAGCATCTATACACGGTAGAAGTGCTGTTAAGTTCCTGCTCGACATGGCTAATCAGCAGGGTGTTGAATTAAAGAAGATCGTAATTATTCACGAAGACTCCATTTTCGGCACGTACGTTTCTCAAGGTGCACACCTGGAAGCTATTAGCAACGGTATAGAGATCGCCGCGCACATATCGTACCCGTACGATATCGCGGACTTTTCTCCAATACTTGACACGATTAAAAGAATCAACCCCGATGCAGTAGTATCTGTACCGTACTTCTCCGATGGAGTGCTTTTCGCGAAGCAGTATGCCGAGAGCGGGATTAAGATAAAGTTCATTGCAGGTGCCGGTGGTTGCGGGTATACCGACCCGGACTCCATAAAGGCGGCGGGCGAAGCCGTTCTCTACTACACCAACACGTATAGCTTTAACCCGTACAAGCAAACTGAATGGAATAGAAAAATTGTATCTAAGTTCACGGAGAAGTACGGTAAATTACCTACCGAGGCCGCTGGAATAATATTCTACTCCCTGTTTGCAGTCTATGAAGCCCTTGAAGCGTCGGGTAAGATGTTCCCGCAAGATCCACTTAACCCGGATAACCTCAGGCAAGCATTTCTAAGCCTAGACCTCAACGAGACGAACAGCATTGCCGCACAACTATACCCGTCTGGTAGAATAAAGTTCGCACCTAACGGTGAAAACCTATACCCGTTAGCAGCCATTCTACAAGTGCAGAGAGTGAATGGAACGCTCACACCAGTACTAGTGTGGCCTGAGCCGCAACCCGGAGTTAAACCTGTATTTCCCAGACCTTAA
- a CDS encoding branched-chain amino acid ABC transporter permease → MTGIDPTLVVSGIVNGLVLGALYALAALGLSLVFGVLDIINFAHGDLIMLASYVVYLVALSTGQLWLAFAATLAVFTLLGVSIYRGIIHHVLGKEPLIQIAITVGLGLILQNIALAIFRAEPKALPQTLFPHPITLGFISISANRLFTAFISLILIVLVHLYLTKTKPGLASLAVAENREAAWLMGINVPVTFMLTFGLGTILASIAAFLWMQIGPVDPYLGTIFGLVCWIVVALGGLGGVTGVIAAGLIIGILDSLGSVFLTPSGKFIPMYLAFILTLWFRPRGLFARR, encoded by the coding sequence ATGACGGGGATAGATCCTACTTTAGTCGTGAGCGGTATTGTTAACGGACTAGTTCTCGGAGCCCTTTACGCGCTAGCTGCACTAGGCCTCTCGCTAGTATTTGGCGTACTGGATATAATTAACTTTGCCCATGGAGACCTCATAATGCTGGCATCTTACGTGGTGTACTTAGTGGCGTTATCAACGGGCCAGTTGTGGCTCGCCTTCGCGGCAACGCTTGCCGTTTTTACGTTACTGGGAGTTAGCATATACCGGGGGATTATTCACCACGTACTCGGCAAAGAGCCGCTCATACAAATAGCTATCACCGTGGGCTTGGGATTAATACTCCAAAACATAGCGTTGGCCATTTTTAGGGCCGAACCGAAAGCCCTTCCCCAGACGCTTTTCCCTCACCCCATTACGCTAGGCTTCATCAGCATTAGCGCTAACAGGCTGTTTACCGCGTTTATATCGTTAATCCTCATAGTTCTCGTACACCTGTACTTAACGAAGACTAAGCCCGGTTTGGCGTCATTAGCTGTTGCCGAGAATAGGGAGGCCGCGTGGTTAATGGGCATCAACGTACCAGTAACGTTCATGTTGACGTTTGGTCTCGGAACAATACTAGCGTCCATTGCAGCCTTTTTATGGATGCAGATAGGCCCAGTAGACCCCTATTTAGGGACTATTTTTGGGCTCGTGTGCTGGATTGTAGTAGCGCTTGGGGGGCTCGGAGGGGTGACCGGAGTTATAGCTGCCGGGCTCATAATAGGCATCCTAGATAGCCTTGGAAGCGTTTTTCTAACCCCTTCAGGCAAGTTCATACCGATGTACCTGGCATTCATATTAACGTTGTGGTTTAGGCCGAGAGGCCTTTTCGCTAGGAGGTGA
- a CDS encoding branched-chain amino acid ABC transporter permease produces MKPTVRDYYGRILVVVLLLVAMYFVARLERYYLLFIINILYFASIVLAWNIIGGYAGQLDLASAAYMATGGIVTALLIDNLNIPPLIAVFGGGLTSAVLAGAIGFPMFRFGVKEVWYALSTAALVVILNNAIRLLIGPFEYYLAARPIKTYDELYLYTSIALLLVLVFNNVISRSKLGFYLRAIREDELAAEAIGIDTRKYKLLALLVYAFIVGSLGYLYIALIGYFYTYRFYDTSISVSIAILGIIGGLGSVEGALVSAVILRGVGEYLRAHFAYIIPGLHLLLYGIVLLVIGIFEPEGIAGLSRRIYSVLRGARS; encoded by the coding sequence TTGAAGCCCACTGTTAGAGACTACTACGGTAGAATACTAGTCGTCGTATTACTGCTGGTAGCGATGTACTTCGTAGCCAGGCTCGAGAGATACTATTTGCTCTTCATCATAAATATCCTCTACTTCGCGAGCATAGTGCTGGCATGGAACATCATAGGAGGGTATGCCGGCCAGCTGGACCTTGCATCGGCAGCGTACATGGCTACAGGCGGCATAGTAACCGCCTTACTAATCGATAACTTGAACATACCTCCACTAATAGCGGTGTTCGGGGGAGGGCTGACATCCGCCGTACTTGCAGGCGCTATCGGCTTCCCAATGTTCCGGTTTGGGGTTAAAGAAGTGTGGTATGCTTTGTCAACGGCAGCCCTCGTAGTCATATTAAACAACGCAATACGCCTACTGATAGGTCCCTTCGAATACTACCTAGCCGCGAGGCCCATCAAGACGTACGACGAGCTATACCTGTACACTTCTATAGCGCTCCTACTTGTATTGGTATTTAACAATGTCATTTCAAGGTCCAAGTTGGGGTTCTACTTGAGGGCTATAAGAGAAGACGAGCTGGCTGCTGAGGCTATAGGCATAGATACGCGTAAGTACAAGTTACTCGCATTGCTGGTATACGCGTTCATTGTCGGGTCTCTTGGCTATCTCTACATCGCGTTAATAGGCTATTTCTACACGTACAGATTTTACGACACTAGCATATCAGTTAGCATCGCTATATTAGGTATCATTGGGGGGCTTGGTAGCGTTGAGGGAGCGCTAGTCTCGGCTGTTATACTCAGAGGCGTTGGTGAGTACCTGAGAGCACACTTCGCGTACATAATACCTGGACTTCACCTACTTCTATATGGTATAGTGCTGTTGGTGATAGGGATCTTCGAGCCAGAAGGCATTGCGGGGCTTTCGAGGAGGATTTACAGCGTTCTCAGAGGTGCCAGGTCATGA
- a CDS encoding ABC transporter ATP-binding protein has product MSDPLLYTVNLVKRFGGIRALDGVNFSVERGVIKGLIGPNGSGKTTLINCITGVVRPDSGKVIFNGLDITDRPPHQVAKIGIARTWQIVRPFKKMSIIDAVTTAALVRVREIERARGEAESILQVLGFSRETMKKRGSEITLMQHKIVDLARALALKPALLFIDEIAAGLRPAEVDELVKILKNVHEEMGITMVVVEHLMTFIMKISDVVSVMHEGKLIAEGAPEEISKNPKVIEVYLGMRV; this is encoded by the coding sequence ATGAGCGACCCTCTCCTCTATACAGTAAACCTCGTTAAAAGATTTGGCGGTATAAGAGCACTTGACGGGGTGAATTTCTCCGTTGAAAGGGGCGTTATAAAAGGTCTAATAGGTCCCAACGGCTCGGGTAAAACAACACTCATAAACTGCATTACAGGCGTAGTTAGGCCGGACAGCGGTAAGGTGATCTTTAATGGACTAGATATAACTGACCGCCCACCTCACCAGGTCGCTAAAATAGGCATTGCAAGGACCTGGCAGATAGTGAGGCCTTTCAAGAAAATGTCTATAATTGACGCGGTCACCACGGCCGCCCTTGTGAGGGTTAGAGAGATCGAGAGGGCGCGTGGCGAGGCAGAAAGTATTTTACAGGTGCTCGGTTTCAGTAGGGAAACCATGAAGAAACGTGGTAGTGAGATAACCCTCATGCAACACAAGATAGTAGACCTTGCGAGAGCCCTCGCGCTGAAGCCGGCGCTCCTCTTCATAGACGAGATCGCGGCTGGCCTCCGCCCAGCCGAGGTAGACGAGCTGGTCAAGATATTGAAAAATGTCCACGAGGAAATGGGCATAACGATGGTCGTGGTCGAGCACCTCATGACGTTCATAATGAAAATAAGCGATGTCGTCTCCGTGATGCACGAAGGTAAGCTAATAGCCGAAGGAGCCCCCGAGGAGATCTCTAAAAACCCGAAAGTGATCGAAGTGTATCTAGGGATGAGGGTGTGA
- a CDS encoding ABC transporter ATP-binding protein, which produces MSLLRLENVNAGYGEFRVLHDISLEVGHGEIVAIVGPNGVGKTTLLKTIMGLTTLYSGKITVEGVDVTRESPDKRVKRGLVLIPEGRGLFPSLTVRENLLLGAYTVKSKKEVIERLELVYTLFPRLRERELQKAKTLSGGEAQMLAIARGLMSNPKLLMLDEPSLGLAPKIVVEVFEVVKKLREQYRISILLVEQHVKESLEIADRGYVIQGGRIIASGKSSDLLNVEELRKIYMTR; this is translated from the coding sequence ATGTCGCTTTTACGTCTTGAAAACGTGAATGCTGGATACGGCGAGTTTAGGGTCTTACACGATATCAGCCTCGAAGTAGGACATGGTGAAATAGTAGCTATCGTAGGGCCTAATGGCGTGGGAAAAACCACGTTATTGAAGACTATAATGGGTCTCACGACGTTATATAGTGGCAAGATAACTGTCGAAGGAGTAGATGTAACGAGGGAAAGCCCCGACAAGAGGGTTAAGCGGGGGCTAGTACTAATACCCGAGGGAAGGGGGCTGTTTCCCAGTTTAACAGTGAGAGAAAACCTACTACTAGGAGCGTATACTGTTAAATCCAAGAAAGAAGTGATAGAGAGGCTTGAACTGGTATATACGCTATTTCCGAGATTAAGAGAACGAGAACTACAGAAAGCGAAGACGCTTTCAGGTGGAGAAGCACAAATGCTAGCCATAGCTAGGGGCCTTATGAGCAATCCCAAGTTACTAATGCTAGATGAACCTAGCCTCGGGCTTGCACCCAAAATCGTCGTAGAGGTTTTCGAGGTCGTAAAAAAGCTACGTGAACAGTATAGGATATCGATCCTCTTAGTAGAGCAGCACGTGAAGGAGTCCCTGGAAATAGCCGATAGGGGGTATGTAATACAAGGTGGTAGAATAATTGCAAGTGGTAAGAGCAGTGACTTGCTGAACGTCGAAGAGCTTAGAAAGATCTACATGACTAGGTAA
- a CDS encoding GTP cyclohydrolase I, which translates to MGTAKVNKEKIVKGVQLILEGIGVSVDDPDFRETPQRVADFYEELLSSKLTAEDYKYFSKHGDIVVATGIKAYGLCPHHLLPVDYTVYVAYVPENSVVGISKLVRAVLEEAGFPKLQEKYTEDVADKISELTGSGSVMVVVRGKHYCMVMRGVKSNAVIVTMTARGRFENHELKLEVLRLMGFSR; encoded by the coding sequence ATGGGTACTGCTAAAGTTAATAAAGAAAAAATCGTGAAGGGCGTACAGTTAATATTGGAAGGTATTGGTGTAAGTGTAGATGACCCAGATTTCAGAGAGACCCCTCAGAGAGTAGCCGATTTCTACGAGGAATTGTTATCGAGCAAGCTCACCGCCGAAGACTACAAGTACTTCAGTAAACACGGGGATATCGTGGTAGCAACCGGTATAAAGGCCTACGGGCTGTGCCCTCACCACCTACTACCAGTCGATTACACCGTCTACGTCGCTTATGTGCCCGAGAACAGCGTTGTAGGCATAAGCAAACTCGTTAGAGCCGTTCTAGAGGAAGCGGGTTTTCCAAAATTACAAGAGAAGTATACTGAAGACGTCGCTGATAAGATATCCGAGCTCACGGGTAGCGGTAGCGTGATGGTTGTTGTTCGGGGAAAGCATTACTGCATGGTAATGCGTGGCGTTAAAAGCAACGCTGTAATAGTAACGATGACTGCGCGAGGTAGGTTTGAAAACCATGAATTAAAACTAGAAGTTTTGAGGCTCATGGGGTTTTCGAGGTAG
- a CDS encoding MoaD/ThiS family protein, which produces MRLIRIRVRYAGLLAEIVGKSYEYVEVPEGTSVEALVEELSRRHVNFKKWLEMLPLLHVFVNNVEITGSKSYRLQDGEEVVLMPSLYEGG; this is translated from the coding sequence ATGAGGCTCATAAGGATACGTGTAAGGTACGCTGGACTACTTGCAGAAATAGTGGGTAAGAGTTACGAATACGTGGAGGTACCAGAAGGTACCAGCGTAGAAGCACTGGTGGAAGAGCTCTCACGGCGTCATGTAAACTTTAAAAAGTGGCTTGAAATGCTTCCTCTTCTTCACGTTTTTGTCAACAACGTTGAAATAACCGGGTCAAAGAGCTACCGCTTGCAAGATGGCGAAGAAGTTGTGCTCATGCCTTCGCTTTACGAGGGCGGGTAA
- a CDS encoding (2Fe-2S)-binding protein, translating into MVKVSFKVNGELVELDVKPNELLINTLRERLMLTGTKYGCGIGECGGCTVVVDGEPVLACLTLTVDVNGREVTTIEGLSKEKLTDVQKALIEEGAIQCGYCTPAFVVMSEYLLKEKPQPTLDDVREYLKGVLCRCTGYINIFKAVLKAAKSRSEFRG; encoded by the coding sequence GTGGTCAAGGTATCCTTTAAGGTTAACGGAGAATTGGTAGAACTCGATGTTAAGCCAAACGAATTATTAATAAACACCTTGCGAGAAAGATTAATGCTTACAGGTACCAAGTACGGATGCGGTATTGGAGAGTGCGGTGGATGCACTGTAGTGGTCGACGGCGAGCCCGTATTGGCTTGTTTAACACTCACAGTGGACGTTAATGGGCGCGAGGTGACAACGATCGAAGGGTTATCGAAGGAAAAACTCACAGATGTTCAGAAAGCACTCATCGAAGAAGGTGCAATACAGTGTGGATACTGCACACCAGCGTTCGTAGTGATGTCGGAATACTTACTGAAAGAAAAGCCTCAGCCAACACTAGACGACGTGAGAGAGTATCTCAAAGGCGTTCTTTGCAGGTGTACAGGTTACATAAACATATTCAAAGCAGTATTAAAAGCGGCTAAGTCTAGGTCGGAGTTTAGGGGTTAA
- a CDS encoding xanthine dehydrogenase family protein subunit M, producing the protein MVELKVPPVNVTGRNTRIIPVEFEYYEPRTLKEALMLLDEYGESARILAGGTDLLVKIKARLVEPKVIINVKKVAGLNYVVEDGDLVRIGALARLRDLEKSEIVKKYLPALYDAVKLMGSVQIRNMATIGGNLCNASPAADTAPPLLVHNAKALIASTSGERVVPLEEFFVGPGKTSMKPNEMLVEIIAEKTGKGSSAFKKISRVSVDLAIASSAVYIDGEGGVVRDARIALGSVAPKPIRARKTESLIRGLKLYSEELREALNALEEEVSPITDARSTAEYRKYIVKVLTWDAINTAYERLVR; encoded by the coding sequence ATGGTAGAGCTCAAAGTTCCCCCAGTTAACGTAACAGGGCGAAATACGAGAATAATTCCAGTGGAATTTGAGTACTACGAGCCGAGGACCCTAAAAGAGGCTTTAATGCTACTAGATGAGTACGGCGAAAGCGCTAGAATACTAGCTGGTGGAACGGACCTTCTAGTCAAGATCAAAGCGCGGCTTGTCGAGCCCAAAGTAATAATAAACGTAAAGAAAGTAGCGGGTTTAAACTACGTAGTGGAAGACGGCGACCTCGTTAGAATAGGTGCTCTTGCCAGACTACGTGACCTAGAGAAATCGGAGATCGTGAAGAAGTACTTACCAGCACTTTACGACGCGGTGAAGCTAATGGGTAGCGTGCAGATCAGGAACATGGCTACTATTGGGGGGAATCTTTGTAACGCATCCCCGGCAGCCGACACAGCACCACCACTACTTGTACATAACGCTAAAGCGCTGATCGCGAGCACTAGCGGGGAGAGGGTCGTCCCCCTAGAGGAGTTCTTCGTAGGCCCTGGTAAGACCTCTATGAAACCTAATGAGATGCTAGTGGAGATCATAGCGGAAAAGACCGGTAAGGGCTCTTCAGCGTTCAAGAAAATTTCAAGGGTATCGGTAGATCTGGCGATAGCGAGTTCAGCAGTCTACATCGATGGTGAGGGCGGGGTCGTTAGGGATGCAAGGATAGCTTTAGGCTCCGTTGCACCAAAACCCATAAGAGCTAGGAAGACGGAATCACTTATACGTGGCTTGAAGCTATACTCGGAGGAGTTACGAGAAGCACTGAATGCCCTGGAAGAGGAGGTTTCCCCCATCACGGACGCCCGGTCCACGGCCGAGTACAGGAAGTACATAGTAAAGGTACTCACGTGGGATGCCATCAACACGGCTTATGAAAGATTGGTGAGGTGA